The proteins below are encoded in one region of Silene latifolia isolate original U9 population chromosome 2, ASM4854445v1, whole genome shotgun sequence:
- the LOC141641342 gene encoding uncharacterized protein LOC141641342: protein MVVMAEKRKQVLVPTQPKKRGYISWNSQMDALLISVLYNQVSQGNKGDGDWKPQAYQAVVDEVRSKLNVSVTTENVRNRVRIWRRHYGTIMEIRTKTKFKWDEERKMVLVSRDDEDEWDTYIKCEQFKETMLAYALFIFADKKSKLERKRLLTLEANSPASSYANKYIEHWDDISILLGPDRAVGDGGEHYEEGATMMDEEACDASTSSIDTTSTSSKKKRKSDSLADAVTQVANTLQSYVEARLKSTPTLGGKEVFDEVSKVVGILRPQILQAVNVFVEASVKFQVLKDLPSDQKLDWILLCLDERNRAF from the exons ATGGTG GTGATGGCTGAAAAAAGAAAGCAAGTTTTGGTTCCTACACAACCCAAGAAGAGAGGATATATTTCTTGGAATAGCCAAATGGATGCTCTTTTAATTTCAGTGTTGTATAATCAAGTAAGTCAAGGAAATAAGGGAGATGGAGATTGGAAGCCTCAAGCCTACCAAGCGGTGGTAGATGAGGTAAGAAGCAAGCTAAATGTATCCGTTACTACTGAAAATGTGAGGAATCGTGTCCGGATTTGGAGAAGGCACTATGGAACTATCATGGAGATAAGAACCAAAACTAAATTCAAGTGGGATGAGGAGAGAAAGATGGTGTTAGTATCACGTGACGATGAGGATGAATGGGATACATACATCAAG TGTGAACAATTCAAAGAAACAATGCTTGCTTATGCACTGTTTATTTTTGCTGACAAAAAGAGTAAATTAGAAAGGAAGAGGTTGTTGACCTTGGAG GCCAACTCACCTGCTTCATCTTATGCCAATAAATATATCGAGCATTGGGATGATATATCGATATTACTTGGACCCGATAGAGCTGTTGGTGATGGAGGGGAGCACTATGAAGAGGGTGCTACTATGATGGATGAGGAAGCATGTGATGCTTCGACTTCTAGCATCGATACTACTTCAACAAGCTCTAAAAAGAAGCGAAAAAGTGATAGTCTAGCTGATGCGGTTACTCAAGTTGCTAACACACTCCAAAGTTATGTTGAAGCTAGACTAAAATCAACTCCAACTTTGGGAGGAAAAGAGGTATTTGATGAGGTTTCCAAAGTTGTTGGCATCCTACGTCCTCAGATTCTACAAGCCGTAAATGTGTTCGTGGAGGCGTCGGTGAAATTTCAAGTTCTCAAAGACCTTCCGAGTGATCAAAAATTAGATTGGATTTTGCTTTGTCTTGATGAGCGTAATCGAGCATTCTAG